In Amaranthus tricolor cultivar Red isolate AtriRed21 chromosome 3, ASM2621246v1, whole genome shotgun sequence, a single window of DNA contains:
- the LOC130808363 gene encoding uncharacterized protein LOC130808363 yields MLEPTYDISIRHLSFVQSILRAVQLELPKTEHRHCARHIYANWNKSFKGEELKLLFWRCVKAYNLADFEEAITEMEDVNPIVVDAFRKCGPHLFCRSFVKLDGKCDVILSNMVETFNNYIMNARSHHLIDMLEDIRTMLMKRMANKKKDALKKWKAYCMDVLEVDIENRTCTYKKWDLRGIPCCHAVASIFYLHKEVESFVDQCYTREAYLSAYEGNINPCIGERHWPKIDKPINPPPIKIGSGRPRKNRIKDPHEDPKKPGKLSRHGVQMTCGICNTVGHNKRKCPKKGKAVEQPPPLKRSKGNRTIIAGEGSRGGRTDSASGRSGVSIAKRGKPKKNPSEIISTQASTTKS; encoded by the exons ATGCTTGAACCTACATATGATATTAGCATAAGACATTTATCTTTTGTACAGAGCATTTTGAGGGCAGTCCAGCTGGAGCTTCCAAAAACAGAACATAGGCATTGTGCTAGGCACATCTACGCAAATTGGAACAAGTCATTCAAAGGAGAAGAGTTGAAATTACTGTTTTGGAGATGTGTCAAAGCATACAACTTGGCTGATTTTGAGGAAGCAATTACGGAGATGGAGGATGTTAATCCGATTGTTGTTGATGCCTTTAGGAAATGTGGTCCACACTTGTTTTGTAGATCTTTTGTCAAACTAGATGGAAAGTGTGATGTTATTTTGAGCAATATGGTAGAAACTTTTAACAATTACATCATGAATGCTAGATCCCATCATTTAATAGATATGCTTGAAGATATTAGAACAATGCTAATGAAGAGGATGGCTAATAAAAAGAAAGACGCATTGAAGAAGTGGAAGG CCTATTGTATGGATGTTTTAGAGgttgatattgaaaatagaaCTTGTACTTACAAGAAATGGGATTTAAGAGGGATTCCTTGTTGTCATGCAGTTGCATCTATTTTTTACTTGCACAAGGAGGTTGAGTCATTCGTTGATCAGTGCTACACTAGAGAGGCTTATTTGAGTGCCTATGAAGGAAACATCAATCCTTGTATTGGTGAGAGGCATTGGCCTAAAATTGACAAACCGATCAATCCTCCTCCAATTAAGATTGGTTCTGGTAGACCACGAAAAAACAGAATCAAGGATCCGCATGAAGATCCTAAAAAACCGGGAAAGCTCTCAAGACACGGGGTTCAAATGACATGTGGCATTTGCAATACGGTTGGACATAACAAAAGGAAATGTCCGAAAAAAGGTAAAGCGGTTGAGCAACCACCTCCATTGAAAAGAA GTAAAGGCAATAGGACAATTATAGCAGGGGAAGGGAGTAGAGGTGGTAGGACTGATAGTGCAAGCGGAAGGAGTGGTGTCAGTATTGCTAAAAGGGGAAAGCCTAAGAAGAACCCTTCTGAAATAATATCAACCCAAGCATCGACAACAAAGAGTTGA